In Haloarcula salinisoli, one genomic interval encodes:
- the rdfA gene encoding rod-determining factor RdfA, with the protein MAPSDRPDSKVANCIDRYGLDGLGDELERRWTADGPERLSLRDCAALFNRRLLEATLRAAGSNALRRDVERTYEQLTDEDVTAGVRTETRTRLSREGVDVDALERDFVTYQAIRSYLTEYRDATYEGPSDAEKVQSDIESIQRLLSRTLSVTEDRIESLQATGRLDIDSFDVLLEAQVLCQDCGSQYSVTELLEARGCDCQRA; encoded by the coding sequence ATGGCCCCATCCGACCGGCCGGACAGCAAGGTCGCCAACTGCATCGACCGCTACGGGCTCGACGGACTCGGCGACGAACTCGAACGACGGTGGACCGCCGACGGACCGGAGCGGCTGAGTCTCCGGGACTGTGCCGCGCTGTTCAACAGACGGCTGCTGGAAGCAACGTTGCGCGCTGCCGGGTCGAACGCGCTCCGGCGCGACGTGGAGAGGACCTACGAGCAGTTGACCGACGAGGACGTGACAGCCGGGGTCAGGACCGAGACACGGACCCGGCTGTCTCGCGAGGGTGTGGATGTCGACGCGCTGGAGCGGGATTTCGTCACCTACCAGGCGATTCGGAGCTACCTCACCGAGTATCGCGACGCCACCTACGAGGGGCCCTCCGACGCGGAGAAGGTCCAGTCGGACATCGAGAGCATCCAGCGGCTCCTGTCCCGGACGCTGTCGGTCACCGAGGACCGCATCGAGAGCCTGCAAGCGACGGGCCGGCTCGACATCGACAGCTTCGACGTGTTGCTCGAAGCGCAGGTGCTCTGTCAGGACTGCGGGAGC